In the Streptomyces coeruleoprunus genome, CCCTCGGCATCGGGGCGGGCGGGGGGTGCGGGGGGTTGGGCGGGGGTGGCGTCGTCGGTGGGGGCGCCGTCAGTGCCGGCCTCGTCGGCTTCAGTGCCGGCCTCGTCGGCTTCAGTGCCGGCCTCGTCGGCTTCAGTGTCGTCGGCTGAGGCAGGGCCGGACGGAGCGGCGTCGGGCGAGGTGCCGTCAGGCGCTGTGGCACCGGGCGAGGCGGCCTCGGACGACGGGGCGTCGGGTGACGTGGCGTCGGTGGGCGTGGTGTCCGTGGGCCGGGCCTGCGGGGACGGGGTCTCCGGGAGCGGGACCTGCGGGGAGGGCTCCGTGGGGGTGCCGCCGCCGCTGGCCGGGGCCGTGGCGAGGACGCCGAGGAGGTCCTCCGCGAACTCCGCCTTCAGCAGGCCGTGGGCCAGGGCGCGGTCGGCGGTCGCGCGGGCCATCGCGAGGTAGCCGGCCACCGTGGCGGGTGCGTGCTTGCGCAGCTCGGCGACGTGCGCGGCGACCGTGCCGGCGTCACCGCGCGCGACGGGGCCGGTGAGCGCCGCGTCGCCGGACCGCAACGCGTTGTCGAGCGCCGCGCCGAGCAGCGGGCCCAGCATCCGGTCGGGCGCCGTCACGCCGGCGGTGCGCAGGAGTTCCATCGACTGGGCCACCAGGGTGACCAGGTGGTTGGCGCCCAGGGCGAGCGCCGCGTGGTACAGGGGGCGGGCCTCCTCGGCGATCCACTCGGGCTCCCCGCCCATCTCGATGACCAGGGCCTCCGCGGCCAGGCGCAGTTCCTCGGGCGCGGTGACGCCGAACGAGCAGCCGGCCAGCCGCTGCACGTCGACGCTCGTGCCGGTGAACGTCATGGCCGGGTGCAGCGCGAGCGGCAGCCCGCCGACGCGCCGGGCCGGGTCGAGAACCCCGACGCCGTACCGGCCGGAGGTGTGCACGAGAAGCTGTCCGGGGCGTACGGCCCCGGTCTCGGCGAGGCCCTGGACGAGGCCGGGCAGGGCGTCGTCGGGAACGGTGAGCAGCACCAGCTCGGCCCGCTCGAGCACCTGCGCGGGCGGCACGACCGGGACGCCCGGGAGCAGCTCCGCGGCACGGCGCAGGGAGGCGTCGGAGACGCCCGAGACGGCGACCGGCCGGTGTCCGGCGAGCTGCAGGGACGCGGCGAGGGCGGGGCCCACCCGGCCGGCGCCTACGACGCCGACGGTGAGCCGCGCTGGGCGGGGTTCTGCTGTTGGGTTCACGCGGCGACGGCCTTCCGTTCCAGTCCGCGGGGGGTACCGGACGATTTCTCGTCATGCTACGCCAGCGTTTCGCGCGACCCCCGCGCTGTCCACAGGCCGCGCACGGCGGTCCGATAATCACCCGCTCCTGTGGACGGAGCGGATGGATGATCGGGAGATGACTGATGGAATGACGGACGACGCGGAGCTGGGGCGAAGGCGGAGGCTCGCCGCGTGGCGGGCCGCCGGGCGGACGCTGTCGCGGCTGTCGGTGGAGGCGACGCTGCGGGAGCGGCTGACGGCGCTGGCGGCGGACGCCGGGGCCGTCCACGACCTGGACGAGACCGTCGACACGTACGGGGACGGGGTCGTCGAGGAGCTGGAGCGGCGGGTCGCGGCGCTGCTCGGGTTCCCGGCGGCCGTGTTCTTCCCGACCGGGACCATGGCGCAGCAGGTGGCGCTGCGGTGCTGGGCGGGGCGTACGGGCAATCCGGTGGTGGCGCTGCATCCGCTGGCGCATCCCGAGGTGCACGAACGGGGTGCGCTGGGGACGGTGAGCGGGCTGCGGACGGTGCATCCGACGGACGCGCCGCGGCTGCCGACGGCCGACGAGGTGCGGGGCCTCGACGAGCCGTTCGGGACGCTGATGCTGGAGCTGCCGCTGCGGGACGCGGGATTCGTCCTGCCGGCGTGGAACGAGTTGGAGGAGGTGGTGGAGGCCGCGCGGGAGCGTGATGCGCTGGTGCACTTCGACGGCGCGCGGCTGTGGGAGTGCGCCACGCACTTCGGCCGGGAGCTGAGCGAGATCGCGGGCCTGGCGGACAGTGTGTACGTGTCGTTCTACAAGTCGCTGGGCGGCTTGTCGGGGGCGGCGCTGGTGGGGCCGGAGTCCCTGGCGGAGGAGGCGCGGGCATGGCGCCACCGGTACGGGGGCACGGTGTTCCAGCAGCATCCTGCGGCGCTGTCCGCCCTGGTGGGCCTGGAGCGGGAGCTGCCGCGGCTGCCGTCGTACGTGGCCCACGCGCGGGTCGTGGCGGAGGCGCTGCGGGAAGGGTTCGGGGCCGCGTCGGTGCCGTGGTTCCGGGTCCATCCCGGTGTGCCGCACACGCACCAGTTCCAGATGTGGCTGCCGTGGGACGACGAGACGCTCACGGAAGCGGCGCTGCGCCAGTCGGAGGAGACCGGCGTGACGCTCTTCCACCGCTGGTACGCCCCTGGCCCGGCGGGCCCGGCGGGGGTGGCCCGCACGGAGGTGACGGTGACCGCGCCGGGGCTGGAGTGGTCGGCGGACGACGTGAAGGAGGAGGTGGGGAGGTTCATGGAGTA is a window encoding:
- a CDS encoding threonine aldolase family protein, encoding MTDGMTDDAELGRRRRLAAWRAAGRTLSRLSVEATLRERLTALAADAGAVHDLDETVDTYGDGVVEELERRVAALLGFPAAVFFPTGTMAQQVALRCWAGRTGNPVVALHPLAHPEVHERGALGTVSGLRTVHPTDAPRLPTADEVRGLDEPFGTLMLELPLRDAGFVLPAWNELEEVVEAARERDALVHFDGARLWECATHFGRELSEIAGLADSVYVSFYKSLGGLSGAALVGPESLAEEARAWRHRYGGTVFQQHPAALSALVGLERELPRLPSYVAHARVVAEALREGFGAASVPWFRVHPGVPHTHQFQMWLPWDDETLTEAALRQSEETGVTLFHRWYAPGPAGPAGVARTEVTVTAPGLEWSADDVKEEVGRFMEYVRRVAGEA